A window of the Candidatus Jettenia caeni genome harbors these coding sequences:
- a CDS encoding ammonium transporter, whose translation MRKEAILGISSIFALSMIALFASDAIAQDAPKIDTGDNAWLLASAALVLIMTPGLALFYGGMVRAKNMANTLWLSFIVICIISIQWILWGYSLSFAPANWFIGGLQWCGLGAGIVGQAPSDVYATTVPHLSFMMFQCMFAIITPALMTGAFVERFKFNAWLLFIPLWATAVYAPIAHWVWAIDGWLLKIGSLDFAGGTVVHICSGASALSLILFVGKRKGYPKEVKPPHNLPFMMLGTGLLWFGWFGFNAGSAVAANGLAASAFVVTNTAAGAAGFTWSVMEWIYHKKPTLLGVCSGAVAGLVAITPASGFVGPMASIAIGVGAGVICFYCVTKMKKALGYDDALDVIGIHAMGGTWGAFATGIFCSTSVNPAGFDGAIYGNIAQLGKQWAGILAAWGWAFGITSLLAWFVNAVIGLRPTEAEETTGMDITQHKEIAYHFYETEQA comes from the coding sequence ATGAGAAAAGAAGCTATTCTAGGCATTTCGTCGATTTTTGCATTATCGATGATAGCACTTTTTGCATCAGACGCGATAGCACAAGATGCACCGAAAATTGACACAGGGGATAATGCATGGCTGCTTGCATCCGCAGCGCTCGTTTTAATCATGACACCAGGTCTAGCATTATTTTATGGAGGTATGGTAAGGGCCAAGAATATGGCGAACACCCTTTGGTTAAGTTTTATTGTTATTTGTATTATAAGTATACAATGGATACTCTGGGGCTATAGCTTGTCTTTTGCGCCAGCAAACTGGTTTATCGGTGGCCTTCAATGGTGTGGACTTGGGGCAGGTATCGTTGGACAAGCACCGAGCGATGTTTACGCTACAACAGTGCCACACCTCTCATTCATGATGTTTCAATGTATGTTTGCTATTATTACCCCTGCACTTATGACAGGTGCTTTCGTAGAACGATTTAAATTTAATGCATGGTTATTATTCATACCCTTATGGGCAACTGCAGTATATGCGCCAATAGCACATTGGGTATGGGCCATAGACGGCTGGCTGCTAAAAATAGGTTCATTAGACTTTGCTGGCGGAACAGTTGTCCATATCTGTTCAGGTGCCTCAGCGCTGTCCCTGATTTTATTTGTCGGAAAACGGAAAGGATATCCAAAAGAGGTAAAGCCTCCCCATAATCTTCCCTTTATGATGTTAGGTACCGGTTTACTATGGTTTGGCTGGTTTGGTTTCAACGCTGGGAGCGCAGTTGCTGCCAATGGTTTAGCTGCAAGTGCTTTCGTTGTCACCAATACAGCTGCAGGTGCTGCAGGATTTACCTGGTCTGTTATGGAATGGATCTACCATAAGAAACCCACCTTACTTGGTGTTTGTTCAGGTGCAGTTGCTGGTTTGGTTGCTATTACACCAGCCTCAGGCTTTGTAGGTCCTATGGCATCAATTGCAATAGGAGTTGGTGCCGGGGTAATATGTTTCTATTGTGTAACAAAGATGAAAAAAGCTTTAGGTTATGATGACGCCCTTGATGTTATTGGCATCCATGCAATGGGCGGAACATGGGGCGCCTTTGCAACAGGCATCTTTTGTAGTACTTCTGTAAATCCTGCTGGCTTTGACGGGGCAATCTATGGTAATATTGCTCAACTGGGAAAACAATGGGCAGGTATTCTGGCTGCATGGGGATGGGCTTTTGGAATTACTTCACTTTTAGCTTGGTTTGTAAATGCGGTAATTGGTTTAAGGCCGACGGAGGCAGAAGAAACCACTGGCATGGATATTACCCAACACAAAGAAATCGCTTACCATTTTTATGAAACAGAACAGGCTTAA
- a CDS encoding nitrogen regulatory protein, translating to MKKIEAIIRPERLTIVKDALEELGYPGMTVTDVKGHGAQRGITEQWRGRTFRVDLLSKVKIELVVSDQDVEKIVQCITKESQTGSIGDGKIFISTIEDVLRIRTGERGEKAV from the coding sequence ATGAAAAAAATTGAAGCAATCATAAGGCCGGAGCGCCTAACCATTGTAAAAGACGCATTGGAAGAGTTAGGTTATCCTGGCATGACGGTAACCGATGTAAAAGGACATGGCGCCCAGCGGGGAATAACCGAACAATGGCGTGGAAGAACTTTCAGGGTAGACTTGTTATCAAAGGTAAAAATAGAGCTGGTTGTTTCTGACCAAGATGTCGAAAAAATTGTTCAGTGCATCACTAAAGAATCACAAACGGGCAGCATTGGTGATGGAAAGATTTTTATTTCTACCATTGAGGATGTACTTCGTATTCGTACCGGTGAAAGGGGAGAAAAGGCAGTCTAA
- a CDS encoding putative glutamate synthase, whose amino-acid sequence MSFSKPNASIATRTKNRTPNDRTQSNGMCSVCVDECPGLCEIGKSSFRATENLYPQPFGSITAGADKGYPVDFSHLNIMGTTVGAEGIETNSDKAIFENVNTETRLGKDKGIKLKLPIMIPGLGSTKVAKTHWDGIAIGSAISGTALTIGENVGGMDSNSTIEKGRITYCPDIEYRVKAFQDWQQEGYGAIVMQENVEDSRLGVLEYGITKLGVQAVELKWGQGAKDIGGEVKIDNLEKARMLRDRGYIVLPDPYDNAAASVFGKSFKEFERHSRVGMVTEEGFVRRVEELRKAGAKYVFLKTGAYRPADLARAVRYCSVAGVDVLTVDGAGGGTGMSPWHMMNEWGVPSLYISALTYNYVHKLASKGMYVPDVILAGGFAFEDDIFKVLALGAPYVKAVGMARPPLLAAHVGKLLGEQIEKKEIDRSVEIYGKTMDEIFVLAPKVKRLFGSNGRTVPPGAVGVYSYYQRLSQGLRQLMCGARKFSLEYLTRNDIACLTRDAAEVTGIKYIMDIDAEEAEQILMGKEKIKSKGTTKPKSKISPKLKVKGKVKGKMKK is encoded by the coding sequence ATGTCGTTTTCAAAACCAAATGCTTCGATAGCAACACGTACAAAAAACAGAACACCTAATGATAGAACGCAATCTAATGGTATGTGTTCTGTCTGTGTGGATGAGTGTCCTGGTTTATGTGAAATCGGAAAATCTTCCTTTCGGGCAACTGAGAATTTATATCCACAGCCATTTGGAAGCATTACTGCAGGCGCAGACAAGGGTTATCCTGTCGACTTTTCCCATTTGAATATCATGGGAACAACTGTTGGAGCTGAAGGAATAGAGACAAATAGCGATAAGGCAATTTTTGAGAATGTAAATACAGAAACGAGGCTAGGAAAAGATAAAGGGATTAAATTAAAGTTACCGATCATGATTCCCGGTCTAGGCTCAACAAAAGTTGCTAAAACACATTGGGATGGAATAGCTATTGGCTCTGCGATTTCAGGTACAGCATTAACTATCGGTGAAAATGTCGGTGGTATGGATTCCAATTCTACGATTGAAAAAGGGAGAATTACCTATTGTCCTGATATTGAATATCGTGTAAAGGCCTTTCAGGATTGGCAGCAGGAAGGTTATGGAGCGATTGTAATGCAGGAAAATGTTGAAGATAGCCGATTAGGTGTGCTGGAATACGGTATCACAAAACTAGGTGTCCAGGCTGTGGAATTGAAATGGGGACAAGGCGCTAAGGATATTGGGGGAGAGGTTAAGATTGATAATCTGGAAAAGGCGAGAATGCTAAGAGACCGTGGTTACATTGTGCTACCCGATCCTTATGATAATGCTGCAGCTTCTGTCTTTGGGAAATCATTTAAAGAATTTGAAAGACATTCCAGGGTTGGAATGGTTACAGAAGAAGGATTTGTGAGAAGAGTTGAAGAATTAAGGAAAGCGGGCGCTAAATATGTTTTCTTGAAAACAGGCGCTTACAGGCCTGCCGATCTTGCCAGGGCAGTTCGCTATTGTTCTGTTGCAGGAGTTGACGTATTGACAGTTGATGGCGCTGGTGGTGGAACTGGTATGAGTCCCTGGCATATGATGAATGAATGGGGGGTGCCATCCTTATATATATCTGCTCTTACCTATAACTATGTACATAAACTAGCATCTAAGGGTATGTATGTTCCAGATGTTATACTTGCTGGTGGATTTGCGTTTGAGGATGATATCTTCAAGGTGCTTGCGCTTGGCGCACCTTATGTCAAGGCTGTAGGAATGGCGCGCCCACCACTCCTTGCTGCACATGTCGGAAAGCTCCTTGGTGAACAAATAGAGAAAAAGGAAATTGACAGGAGTGTCGAAATTTATGGTAAGACTATGGATGAGATATTCGTTTTAGCGCCTAAAGTAAAGAGATTATTTGGTTCTAACGGCAGGACAGTACCTCCTGGGGCAGTTGGTGTATATTCATATTACCAGCGTTTATCCCAGGGGCTAAGACAATTGATGTGTGGTGCAAGAAAGTTCTCACTAGAGTATCTAACAAGAAATGATATAGCCTGTCTTACTCGTGATGCAGCAGAAGTAACGGGCATAAAATATATTATGGATATCGATGCTGAAGAAGCTGAACAGATTCTTATGGGAAAAGAGAAAATCAAAAGTAAAGGGACAACAAAACCAAAGTCAAAAATAAGTCCGAAACTTAAGGTAAAAGGCAAAGTAAAAGGGAAGATGAAGAAATAA
- a CDS encoding ATPase, producing the protein MKLRAKTLSNRDSIREKIEKIKKEVGKVIVGQEEMVEGIIIALLSDGHILLEGYPGLGKTITVKTVARVLDAKFQRVQFTPDLIPGDITGFEILDPETRKSRIQKGPVFTNLLLADEINRSPAKVQSALLEAMQEKQVTIGRETYPLEKLFLVLATQNPIEISGTYLLPEAEIDRFMFKLKVCYPSYASEREITQRQVLDTESTLDVILTPKEVLSLRHTIAEWLPLQETSAIVKYITRLVRATRPEDNSELRELVMYGASPRATIALAKASRVYAFIYGDDVVLPEHVHKMAYPVLRHRIILSHEAESQDIDSDDIIEKILHRVARLE; encoded by the coding sequence ATGAAATTACGCGCAAAGACATTAAGTAACAGGGATTCTATCAGAGAGAAGATAGAAAAGATCAAAAAGGAAGTAGGAAAAGTTATTGTCGGCCAGGAAGAAATGGTTGAAGGTATCATAATTGCGCTTTTATCAGACGGGCACATCCTCTTAGAAGGATACCCGGGGCTTGGAAAGACCATTACCGTTAAAACAGTTGCTCGTGTGCTCGATGCAAAGTTTCAAAGGGTACAATTTACCCCTGACCTCATCCCTGGCGATATAACAGGATTTGAGATACTAGATCCGGAAACAAGGAAAAGCAGGATACAGAAAGGACCTGTATTTACCAATTTATTACTTGCAGATGAAATTAACCGGTCACCCGCAAAGGTTCAAAGCGCTCTTCTTGAGGCAATGCAGGAAAAACAAGTAACCATTGGCCGGGAAACCTACCCTTTAGAAAAACTTTTTCTTGTACTGGCAACCCAAAATCCTATTGAAATATCAGGCACATATCTCTTGCCAGAGGCTGAAATAGACCGATTTATGTTTAAATTAAAAGTGTGTTATCCATCATATGCAAGTGAAAGAGAAATTACTCAAAGGCAGGTTCTGGACACAGAGTCTACCTTAGATGTTATTTTAACGCCAAAAGAAGTGCTCTCCTTAAGACATACCATTGCAGAATGGCTGCCTTTGCAAGAAACATCAGCCATTGTAAAATACATTACGCGACTCGTCAGAGCAACAAGACCAGAAGACAACAGTGAATTAAGAGAACTCGTAATGTACGGGGCTTCTCCCCGGGCAACTATTGCTTTAGCAAAGGCATCCCGTGTATATGCCTTTATTTATGGAGATGATGTTGTATTACCCGAACATGTTCATAAAATGGCTTATCCTGTCCTTCGTCATAGAATCATCCTCTCTCACGAGGCTGAATCCCAGGATATCGATTCTGATGATATTATTGAAAAAATACTTCATCGGGTTGCAAGGTTGGAATAA
- a CDS encoding phage integrase, translating to MNLPKKKAIPTLADYCKIYLELHKTAKENTLVSKRTSVNAIVRHIGEHRLDKITPFIIEKYRIDRKKLDGVKESSINLDVIILTHILNTAIKAGLIDRNPCKEVKRFKVTQQRDRILSGVEVGLIFDRLTGKDRLMVLASLFTGMRLGEVLRLKWSDIDFPKGLTTFVQSKTGKLVTIPLSSFLATELQAYKQSQCGENVFEDRDITRVVAASHSQHFNKLFKSIGINNFSFHSLRHCFASISSNTGSDIVTTKELLGHSDVGMTMRYSHSQLDAKRNTIERITDHIMDMSKEKVLPLAAKKGTA from the coding sequence TTGAACTTACCCAAGAAGAAAGCCATACCTACACTAGCAGACTATTGCAAGATTTACCTGGAGTTACACAAGACAGCTAAAGAGAATACCCTTGTATCAAAGAGAACGTCAGTAAATGCCATTGTTCGGCATATAGGAGAACACAGGCTTGATAAGATCACACCATTTATCATTGAAAAGTACAGGATTGACCGTAAAAAGCTAGATGGTGTTAAGGAATCCAGCATTAATCTAGATGTTATTATCCTTACTCATATCCTTAATACCGCAATCAAAGCAGGCTTGATAGATCGAAACCCATGCAAAGAGGTAAAACGGTTTAAGGTCACACAGCAAAGAGATCGTATACTGTCAGGTGTTGAAGTTGGCTTAATCTTTGATCGGCTAACGGGTAAAGATCGCCTAATGGTATTGGCTAGTCTGTTTACTGGTATGCGTCTAGGTGAAGTTTTACGTCTTAAGTGGTCTGATATTGACTTCCCTAAAGGCCTAACAACATTCGTACAGAGCAAAACGGGTAAGCTTGTTACTATTCCACTATCAAGCTTTCTGGCAACAGAGCTGCAAGCCTACAAGCAATCCCAATGCGGCGAGAATGTCTTTGAGGATAGGGATATAACAAGGGTAGTTGCGGCCTCACATAGCCAGCATTTCAATAAACTATTTAAGAGTATCGGGATTAATAACTTCTCATTCCATAGCCTGAGACATTGCTTTGCCTCAATATCCAGCAATACAGGTTCAGACATTGTTACCACCAAAGAGCTATTAGGCCATTCAGACGTGGGTATGACCATGCGGTATAGTCATAGCCAATTAGATGCAAAGAGAAATACTATAGAGAGGATAACAGATCATATCATGGATATGAGCAAAGAGAAGGTTTTACCGTTAGCCGCTAAAAAAGGTACTGCGTAA
- a CDS encoding putative DNA methyltransferase, giving the protein MIPYNTMSIGFKSPINRIGGKYFLKDWLVLHIPQHTLYCEVFAGAGHVLFGKPPSKVEVLNDIDNCLINFFQVIKNQEKRQRLIETLQYMPYSRQLWQEIRSRWKEGNISGDPIEQACQWFYLNRTCFSGDMLRGGFAVPSVTGRNPVQSFRNVIDSLEMVAGRLRNVCIENLPFAECIQRYDSEDTLFFIDPPYLGAGSYYGKENFTQDDHYRLSELLHNIKRSCNGHTLSEWLI; this is encoded by the coding sequence ATGATACCCTATAATACTATGAGCATAGGTTTTAAGAGTCCAATTAATCGCATTGGCGGCAAGTATTTCTTAAAGGACTGGCTAGTCCTGCACATACCACAGCATACCCTTTACTGTGAGGTCTTTGCCGGTGCTGGACATGTCCTGTTTGGCAAGCCACCTAGCAAGGTAGAAGTCTTAAATGATATCGATAATTGCCTGATTAACTTCTTCCAGGTGATCAAAAACCAGGAGAAGAGACAACGGCTTATCGAAACACTTCAATACATGCCATACTCACGGCAGTTGTGGCAGGAGATACGCTCCAGGTGGAAAGAGGGTAATATTTCAGGTGATCCGATAGAGCAGGCCTGCCAATGGTTCTATCTTAATCGGACATGCTTTTCCGGTGATATGTTGAGAGGCGGCTTTGCTGTCCCTTCTGTTACCGGTAGAAATCCAGTGCAGAGCTTCCGGAATGTTATTGATAGTCTTGAGATGGTAGCAGGCAGGTTACGCAATGTCTGTATCGAGAATTTACCATTTGCCGAATGTATCCAGAGGTATGATAGCGAAGATACGCTTTTCTTCATTGATCCCCCCTATTTGGGTGCAGGAAGCTATTACGGCAAGGAAAATTTTACCCAGGATGACCATTACAGGCTTTCGGAATTGCTCCATAATATCAAAAGGTCATGTAATGGTCACACACTATCAGAATGGCTTATATGA
- a CDS encoding cytochrome c nitrate reductase small subunit, giving the protein MREQYDGWQKASHHAVATCNDCHIPHRFIPKYLAKLKNGFWHSKGFTFQDFHEPIRIHPENRLTLQKNCLYCHGELVSEIATYPGDNRRMLDCIPCHRNVGHGPTQ; this is encoded by the coding sequence ATGCGTGAGCAATACGATGGCTGGCAAAAGGCAAGTCATCATGCAGTTGCAACATGCAACGACTGTCATATACCACACAGGTTTATACCAAAATATTTAGCAAAATTAAAAAATGGATTCTGGCACTCGAAAGGTTTTACCTTTCAGGATTTTCACGAACCAATTCGGATTCATCCGGAAAATCGTCTCACATTACAAAAGAATTGCCTGTATTGTCATGGGGAATTAGTAAGTGAAATCGCTACTTACCCGGGGGACAATCGGCGAATGTTGGATTGTATCCCTTGCCATAGAAACGTCGGTCATGGTCCAACACAATAG
- a CDS encoding cytochrome c nitrite reductase catalytic subunit, giving the protein MNWENTKITYLLLVIVIAVATVSVILLLENVSQRKKEARQHVFRVVEITEDTIDPVIWGKNYPRQYDGYRRTVDEERTRHGGSEAFNRLDEDPYWRVIFNGYAFGIDYREDRGHAYMLSDQDMTERLKVVAQPGACLHCHSSVIPAYREAAIKAGVSADDSHRQEQIMKGFEIVCAMPYQDARNMVSHPVSCIDCHDSETMQLRVTRPGFLNAIQTLAKVDYPLPHLPSIERWRKDGRKDEYDVNTMATRQEMRSFVCGQCHVEYYFKGEGKLLVYPWQKGLRVEQIESYYNETGFKDWIHKISGTPVLKAQHPEFEMWSQGIHARSGVACADCHMPYKREGAIKISDHHVRSPLLNIDNACQTCHHFSEAELKARVELIQDRTKALMIRAEEAVVALIQYLQKAKEFGIPGEQLKLAQDLQRKAQWRLDFVAAENSMGFHAPQEAARILAEAIDYARQGQLEVVKLQPITQ; this is encoded by the coding sequence ATGAATTGGGAAAATACAAAGATTACTTATCTGCTACTAGTCATTGTAATTGCGGTAGCAACGGTAAGTGTTATCCTGCTATTAGAGAACGTTTCACAGCGTAAGAAAGAAGCGAGACAACATGTATTTCGCGTTGTGGAAATAACGGAGGATACCATTGATCCCGTTATCTGGGGAAAAAATTATCCACGTCAATACGATGGATATCGGCGCACCGTAGATGAAGAACGGACCCGACATGGCGGGAGTGAAGCTTTTAACAGATTAGATGAAGACCCCTACTGGCGTGTGATTTTTAATGGTTATGCCTTTGGTATAGACTATCGAGAAGACCGGGGCCACGCTTATATGCTATCTGATCAGGATATGACGGAGCGACTCAAAGTCGTTGCACAGCCGGGGGCATGTTTACATTGTCACTCATCCGTTATCCCTGCTTACCGCGAGGCAGCTATTAAGGCTGGTGTATCTGCAGACGACTCCCACCGGCAAGAACAAATCATGAAAGGTTTTGAAATTGTTTGTGCTATGCCATATCAGGATGCCCGTAACATGGTTTCTCATCCTGTGTCTTGTATAGATTGTCATGATTCAGAAACCATGCAACTTCGTGTCACCCGGCCAGGCTTTCTCAATGCTATCCAGACATTAGCCAAAGTAGATTATCCATTACCGCATTTACCGAGTATCGAGCGTTGGCGTAAAGATGGGCGTAAAGATGAGTATGATGTGAATACCATGGCAACACGGCAAGAAATGCGCTCATTCGTTTGTGGTCAATGCCACGTCGAATATTATTTCAAGGGTGAAGGTAAGCTTTTGGTCTATCCATGGCAAAAAGGACTAAGAGTAGAACAGATCGAGAGCTATTATAATGAAACAGGTTTTAAAGATTGGATACATAAAATCAGTGGCACACCCGTGCTAAAGGCACAACATCCGGAATTTGAGATGTGGAGCCAGGGAATCCATGCCCGTAGCGGTGTTGCATGCGCAGATTGCCATATGCCTTATAAACGTGAAGGTGCAATCAAAATCAGCGATCACCACGTACGAAGCCCATTACTCAATATTGATAATGCATGCCAAACCTGTCATCATTTTAGCGAAGCAGAACTCAAAGCTCGTGTTGAATTGATTCAGGATCGTACAAAAGCCCTCATGATCCGGGCAGAAGAGGCAGTCGTTGCTCTCATTCAGTATCTACAAAAGGCAAAAGAGTTTGGAATACCTGGCGAACAACTAAAGTTGGCACAGGATTTACAACGCAAAGCACAATGGCGTTTGGATTTTGTTGCAGCAGAAAACTCAATGGGCTTCCATGCCCCGCAAGAGGCAGCACGTATCCTTGCAGAGGCAATTGATTATGCCCGACAGGGCCAACTTGAGGTAGTGAAATTGCAACCTATAACACAATAA
- a CDS encoding endonuclease III has product MKLRRKTCSSLERVKKILSLLEKAYPDARIYLNYKNPLELLVATILSAQCTDDRVNMVTETLFKKYKTVQDYANVSHEAFEEEIRSINFHRNKAKNIIACCKELVERFNGQVPDTMEELLTLAGVGRKTANVLLGNVFGKQAIIVDTHVFRIAHRLELAQSHNPDKVEMELCKIIPQEKWTRSCHILGTHGRRTCIARKPVCKMCVVEKLCNSSDKTYSSR; this is encoded by the coding sequence ATGAAGCTAAGAAGAAAAACATGTAGTTCCTTAGAACGTGTAAAAAAGATACTATCTCTCCTTGAGAAGGCATATCCTGACGCAAGGATTTATCTCAACTACAAGAATCCTTTAGAATTACTCGTTGCCACTATCCTGTCTGCACAGTGTACAGATGATCGGGTTAATATGGTAACGGAAACACTATTTAAGAAATATAAAACAGTCCAGGATTATGCCAATGTGAGCCATGAGGCATTTGAGGAAGAAATCCGTTCTATAAACTTTCATAGAAATAAGGCAAAGAATATTATTGCCTGTTGCAAGGAGTTAGTGGAGCGGTTTAATGGGCAAGTTCCTGATACTATGGAAGAGCTTTTAACCCTGGCTGGCGTTGGCAGGAAGACGGCTAATGTACTCTTAGGTAATGTTTTTGGAAAACAAGCCATTATTGTGGACACCCATGTCTTTCGTATTGCCCATCGCCTGGAATTAGCCCAATCTCATAATCCTGATAAGGTTGAAATGGAATTATGTAAAATTATACCTCAGGAAAAATGGACAAGATCATGTCACATTCTGGGAACCCATGGTCGGCGTACCTGTATTGCCCGGAAGCCAGTTTGTAAGATGTGCGTAGTGGAAAAATTATGTAATTCATCTGATAAGACATATAGTAGCAGATAA